From a region of the Sinorhizobium sp. B11 genome:
- a CDS encoding alpha/beta hydrolase has protein sequence MDNGSVESNDRQSTVGIGRRELLKLAGAGTAAAGVISLAASPAFAQYAGVWDKTFKQSDRVEHRKVSYVNRLGISLVADMYVPKNLDASRRQPALIVGHPYGGVKEQTAGLYAQTMAERGFITIAHDASYNGESGGQPHFISSPEAVVEDFSAGVDFLGLDPRVDRNRIGVIGVCASGGFALAAAQIDPRMKAVATVSMYDMGGAKWAWKGVELTDDARIEMLTKIGEQRWAEAAGAQKQYGALPENLTSETDAITREFFDYYRTPRGAHPRATTAMNVSGDPSYLHFRPFDHVDMISPRPVLLIAGEYAHSRFFSEQAIAKAAEPRELFIVPGAGHVDLYDKVDLIPWDKLESFFDQHLSA, from the coding sequence ATGGACAATGGATCTGTTGAATCGAACGACCGGCAGTCAACGGTCGGCATCGGTCGGCGTGAGCTTCTCAAGTTGGCCGGAGCAGGAACTGCCGCGGCAGGCGTGATCTCGCTCGCTGCCAGCCCTGCGTTCGCCCAGTATGCCGGGGTCTGGGACAAGACTTTCAAGCAAAGCGATCGCGTGGAGCACCGCAAGGTCTCGTATGTCAACCGCCTCGGCATCAGTCTCGTCGCGGACATGTATGTCCCGAAGAACCTTGACGCCTCGCGACGCCAACCCGCGCTGATCGTCGGCCATCCCTACGGCGGTGTCAAAGAGCAGACGGCCGGGCTGTATGCGCAGACGATGGCTGAGCGCGGGTTCATCACCATCGCACACGATGCCTCGTACAATGGCGAAAGCGGCGGCCAGCCGCACTTCATCTCTTCGCCGGAAGCCGTTGTCGAAGACTTCAGTGCGGGTGTCGACTTCCTGGGTCTCGACCCACGCGTCGATCGGAATCGTATTGGCGTCATCGGCGTTTGTGCCAGCGGCGGTTTTGCACTTGCAGCCGCTCAGATCGATCCGCGCATGAAGGCGGTCGCCACCGTCAGCATGTACGACATGGGCGGCGCGAAATGGGCCTGGAAGGGCGTGGAACTGACGGACGATGCCCGGATCGAAATGCTGACAAAAATCGGCGAACAACGCTGGGCCGAAGCGGCGGGTGCTCAGAAGCAATACGGCGCACTGCCGGAAAACCTGACATCCGAGACGGACGCGATCACGCGGGAGTTCTTCGATTATTACCGGACGCCCCGCGGCGCTCACCCGCGCGCGACGACCGCCATGAACGTTTCGGGTGACCCATCCTACCTGCACTTCCGGCCGTTCGACCATGTCGACATGATCTCGCCTCGGCCTGTTCTTCTGATCGCAGGCGAGTACGCCCATTCGCGCTTCTTCAGCGAACAGGCGATTGCGAAGGCTGCTGAACCCAGGGAGTTGTTCATCGTTCCCGGCGCTGGTCACGTTGACCTCTACGACAAAGTCGACCTGATCCCGTGGGACAAGCTCGAGTCCTTCTTCGATCAGCACCTGTCAGCCTAG
- a CDS encoding LysR family transcriptional regulator ArgP, translated as MIDYPALRVLLAVVQTGSFERAAAILNVTPSAVSQRIKQLEERVGAALVVRATPCTATEKGDWLCRHMENVGMLESELLEHLPALSDRDNPEQRVTLQIATSADSLGAWFLEAMADFSKSSNYLLNISIEDQDHTAEWLERGRVIAAVTSMEKPVAGCRRYSLGALRYHAAASPEFVRRYFPDGVTPEALARAPSFTFNQKDRLQAQWIRRTLKTDVNVPTHWLPATQGFLDAALLGMGWGMNPTQLTQAHIKAGRLVELIPDTPLDVVLYWQISRLAADRLAGLTRTVIEVARRSLV; from the coding sequence ATGATCGATTATCCTGCCCTTCGTGTCCTGCTTGCCGTGGTCCAGACCGGCAGCTTCGAAAGGGCCGCCGCCATCCTGAACGTCACGCCCTCTGCCGTCTCCCAGCGCATCAAGCAGCTGGAAGAGCGCGTTGGTGCTGCCCTCGTGGTGCGCGCAACGCCGTGCACGGCAACGGAAAAGGGCGACTGGCTCTGCCGCCACATGGAAAATGTCGGCATGCTCGAAAGCGAATTGCTGGAGCACCTGCCGGCGCTGAGCGACCGCGACAATCCCGAACAGCGCGTCACGCTGCAGATCGCCACCAGCGCCGACAGCCTCGGCGCCTGGTTTCTGGAGGCGATGGCCGATTTCTCGAAAAGCTCGAACTACCTCCTCAACATCTCCATCGAGGATCAGGACCACACAGCCGAATGGCTGGAGCGCGGCCGCGTCATCGCCGCCGTCACCAGCATGGAAAAACCGGTCGCCGGCTGCCGCCGCTACTCGCTCGGCGCGCTGCGTTACCACGCCGCCGCCAGCCCCGAATTCGTGCGCCGCTATTTTCCCGACGGCGTCACCCCGGAAGCACTAGCCCGCGCCCCTTCCTTCACCTTCAACCAGAAGGACCGCCTGCAGGCGCAATGGATCCGCCGCACGCTCAAGACCGACGTCAACGTGCCGACCCACTGGCTGCCGGCCACGCAGGGCTTTCTCGATGCCGCCCTTCTCGGCATGGGCTGGGGCATGAACCCGACCCAGTTGACGCAGGCCCACATCAAGGCCGGCCGCCTCGTCGAGTTGATTCCGGACACGCCTCTCGATGTCGTCCTCTACTGGCAGATCAGCCGGCTCGCCGCGGACCGGCTTGCGGGCCTGACGCGGACGGTGATCGAGGTGGCGAGGCGGTCGCTGGTGTGA
- a CDS encoding LysR family transcriptional regulator, producing the protein MLRANVNDLLAFIVVARERSFTKAAAQLGMSQSGLSHTIRALESRLGLRLLTRTTRSVSPTAEGERLLNVIAPRFEEIEGELFSITELGEKPAGTIRITAEDYAIDTVLWPKLDRVLRRYPDIKVEFIVDYGLTDIVAERFDAGVRLGEIVSQGMISVCISPYQRMIVIASPAYIEERGTPMRPQELTSHQCINLRLPTHGGTYAWEFEKDGEELRVRVDGQVICNGIRQILNAAISGYGFGFVPDGLALPDIEAGHLVQVLADWCPSYPGYHLYYPSRRQSSAAFRVVLDALRQK; encoded by the coding sequence ATGCTGCGCGCGAATGTAAATGATCTCCTGGCCTTTATTGTCGTTGCCCGGGAGCGAAGCTTCACGAAAGCCGCCGCGCAGCTGGGCATGTCGCAATCGGGTCTCAGCCATACGATACGGGCGCTCGAATCTCGCCTTGGGCTCCGTCTTCTCACCCGCACCACTCGCAGCGTGTCGCCTACGGCCGAGGGTGAGCGACTGTTGAACGTGATCGCTCCTCGGTTCGAGGAGATCGAAGGCGAACTTTTTTCAATCACCGAACTTGGAGAAAAACCCGCTGGTACGATCCGCATCACCGCTGAGGACTACGCCATCGACACGGTTCTCTGGCCAAAACTCGATAGAGTCCTGCGGCGATATCCCGACATCAAGGTCGAGTTCATCGTCGACTACGGGCTGACTGACATTGTGGCCGAGCGGTTTGACGCGGGCGTCAGGCTTGGGGAGATCGTGTCCCAAGGCATGATCTCGGTGTGCATCAGCCCCTATCAACGGATGATCGTGATCGCCAGTCCAGCGTACATCGAAGAGCGGGGCACTCCGATGAGACCACAGGAACTCACGTCACATCAATGCATCAACCTCCGGCTTCCGACCCATGGCGGAACCTACGCCTGGGAGTTCGAAAAGGACGGGGAGGAATTGAGAGTTCGAGTGGATGGCCAGGTCATATGCAACGGTATCAGGCAGATTTTGAACGCCGCCATCAGCGGTTACGGTTTCGGATTCGTACCCGACGGCTTGGCGTTACCTGACATTGAGGCCGGGCACCTGGTTCAGGTTCTCGCCGACTGGTGCCCGTCTTACCCAGGGTATCATCTTTACTATCCGAGCCGTCGGCAGTCGTCCGCAGCGTTCAGAGTCGTTCTCGATGCGCTCAGGCAAAAGTGA
- a CDS encoding DUF2200 domain-containing protein — MTKHRIYSVSVASVYPHYVAKAEKKGRTKAEVDEIICWLTGHSPESLDAELAQKTSFEDFFAQAPAMNPSRSLISGVVCGVRVEEIEEPTMREIRYLDKLVDELARGKAMEKILRA, encoded by the coding sequence ATGACGAAGCATCGTATCTATTCGGTCAGCGTCGCAAGCGTTTACCCTCACTATGTCGCCAAGGCCGAGAAGAAGGGCCGCACCAAAGCCGAGGTCGATGAGATCATCTGCTGGCTGACGGGGCACAGCCCGGAGAGCCTGGACGCTGAACTGGCGCAGAAAACCAGCTTCGAGGATTTCTTTGCGCAGGCGCCGGCGATGAACCCGTCCCGGTCGCTGATATCTGGTGTCGTCTGTGGCGTGCGCGTCGAAGAGATCGAGGAGCCGACCATGCGGGAGATCCGCTACCTGGACAAGCTGGTCGATGAGCTCGCCAGGGGAAAGGCGATGGAGAAAATCCTGCGGGCATAG
- a CDS encoding SDR family oxidoreductase yields the protein MNISFENKVALVTGAASGMGLAAAKAFAEAGAAVALADVNESAVRVAADSLTSSGHRAIAIQCDVADMEQVAAMVEKTVAEFGRLDAAFNNAGVQSPVAETADADPKDYDFVMGVNLRGVWNCMKYELLQMRKQGSGAIVNNSSLGGLVGIAERGIYHASKHGVVGLTKSAGLEYAAKGIRINAICPGIIETPMVTGMLETQPEAMDALMQVVPMNRLGGAEEIADAVLWLCSDAASYIIGHALPVDGGYTVQ from the coding sequence ATGAACATCTCTTTCGAAAACAAGGTCGCTTTGGTCACGGGTGCAGCTTCCGGCATGGGACTGGCGGCTGCGAAGGCCTTTGCGGAGGCCGGAGCGGCGGTCGCGCTTGCCGACGTCAATGAGAGCGCCGTGCGCGTTGCGGCTGACTCCCTGACCTCTTCAGGACATCGCGCTATCGCCATTCAGTGCGACGTAGCCGACATGGAACAGGTTGCTGCCATGGTCGAGAAGACGGTAGCGGAATTCGGCCGCCTTGATGCCGCTTTCAACAATGCTGGAGTCCAGAGTCCCGTCGCCGAGACCGCTGACGCAGACCCCAAGGACTACGACTTCGTCATGGGGGTCAATCTGCGGGGGGTGTGGAACTGCATGAAGTATGAGTTGCTGCAGATGCGCAAGCAGGGGTCGGGTGCAATCGTGAACAACTCCTCTCTTGGAGGCCTGGTAGGGATTGCAGAACGGGGCATCTATCATGCCTCAAAACATGGCGTGGTCGGTCTGACCAAAAGCGCGGGGCTTGAATACGCCGCCAAGGGAATCCGGATCAACGCCATCTGCCCAGGCATCATCGAGACGCCCATGGTCACAGGAATGCTTGAGACTCAGCCGGAAGCGATGGATGCGTTGATGCAAGTCGTTCCAATGAACCGGCTCGGTGGAGCGGAAGAGATCGCCGACGCCGTGCTCTGGCTTTGCAGCGACGCGGCGAGCTACATCATCGGACACGCTTTGCCTGTTGATGGCGGCTACACCGTTCAGTAG
- a CDS encoding SDR family NAD(P)-dependent oxidoreductase produces MDLDGKRIVVVGGSRGLGRGLAEAFVARAGDVTVVARNVTAMQEAGEQPAFTALSADATDVDAAWRIMEERRPDLVIMNAGAEPPMERIDRIGWEAFTTNWNVDVKAALHWVQAALTLPMAPGGLVVLVSSGAAVQGSPLSGGYAGAKRAQWFIAKYAEGLSAQLGLGLRFRVIVPRQMFAGTGVGDTGIGAYAAAAGRTFAEQAATWPDMTPRAFGDMVADLIGRTDLAEAMVYAVRGDTGVTVIE; encoded by the coding sequence ATGGATCTGGATGGAAAGCGAATTGTTGTTGTCGGCGGCAGCCGTGGTTTGGGGAGGGGGCTTGCCGAGGCATTCGTGGCGCGCGCGGGCGACGTCACGGTGGTTGCCCGGAACGTTACGGCCATGCAGGAGGCGGGCGAACAACCGGCCTTCACGGCCCTGTCGGCTGATGCAACCGATGTCGATGCGGCATGGCGCATCATGGAAGAGAGGCGACCCGATCTCGTCATCATGAATGCCGGTGCGGAACCGCCCATGGAGCGGATCGACCGGATCGGCTGGGAGGCATTCACCACCAACTGGAATGTGGACGTCAAGGCCGCGCTGCACTGGGTACAGGCTGCCCTGACCCTGCCGATGGCGCCGGGCGGGCTTGTCGTGCTGGTTTCCAGCGGAGCCGCCGTGCAGGGCTCGCCGCTGTCTGGCGGTTATGCGGGCGCCAAGCGCGCGCAGTGGTTCATTGCGAAATATGCCGAGGGCCTGTCGGCGCAGCTTGGCCTGGGCTTGCGCTTCCGGGTCATCGTTCCCCGGCAGATGTTTGCCGGAACCGGTGTCGGCGATACCGGCATCGGAGCCTATGCCGCGGCGGCGGGTCGGACATTTGCCGAGCAGGCGGCCACCTGGCCGGACATGACGCCGCGGGCTTTTGGCGATATGGTCGCCGACCTGATCGGCAGGACTGATCTCGCCGAGGCGATGGTCTACGCGGTGCGCGGGGATACGGGAGTGACGGTCATCGAATGA
- a CDS encoding SDR family oxidoreductase: MTTIMITGAGSGLNNGAAIELARRGHEVIACVENYPQLRALEIQARNHGLALRIEKLDVTNEGDRRRAASWDIDVLVNGAGIIEGGAIIDIPSENMQRQFEVNVFGPVQLTQGIARKMVARRSGRIIFMSSVVGILSGPFVGAYGASKHTLEAIAETMAMELQEFGVEVAVINPGPYLTGFNDAGFLAPKSWNDDPGERVFDYDKLAFPFEQFEPSTVFNAIADVIAGKSQLFRNIVAPELADGVREQSLQVWTRATTDGLGTRAGLVQRSYDLKPETLVTSQ; the protein is encoded by the coding sequence ATGACCACCATCATGATCACAGGTGCCGGCAGCGGCCTTAACAACGGTGCGGCCATCGAGCTCGCGCGGCGCGGTCACGAGGTGATTGCCTGCGTCGAGAACTATCCGCAGCTCCGCGCGCTGGAGATCCAGGCAAGGAACCACGGCCTCGCCCTGCGCATCGAAAAACTCGACGTCACCAATGAGGGCGATCGCAGGCGCGCCGCATCGTGGGACATCGACGTGCTTGTCAACGGCGCCGGCATTATCGAGGGCGGCGCCATCATCGACATCCCCTCTGAAAACATGCAGCGACAGTTCGAGGTCAATGTCTTCGGCCCGGTGCAGCTCACCCAGGGGATAGCGCGCAAGATGGTAGCGCGGCGCAGCGGCAGGATCATCTTCATGTCGTCGGTCGTCGGCATCCTTTCAGGCCCGTTCGTCGGCGCCTATGGTGCCTCCAAGCACACGCTCGAGGCAATTGCAGAGACAATGGCCATGGAGCTTCAGGAATTCGGCGTGGAGGTGGCGGTCATCAACCCCGGCCCCTATCTCACCGGTTTCAACGATGCCGGGTTCCTGGCCCCGAAGAGCTGGAACGACGACCCGGGAGAGCGCGTGTTCGACTACGACAAGCTGGCCTTCCCCTTCGAACAATTCGAGCCGTCGACCGTGTTCAACGCCATTGCCGACGTGATCGCAGGCAAATCGCAGCTCTTCCGCAACATCGTTGCGCCGGAACTCGCAGACGGCGTTCGCGAGCAGTCGCTGCAGGTGTGGACGCGGGCGACAACCGATGGTCTCGGCACGCGTGCCGGCCTGGTTCAGCGGTCATATGATCTGAAGCCGGAAACGCTCGTCACATCACAATAG
- a CDS encoding LysE family translocator, giving the protein MNVDPHHLALVFTAYIIAAASPGPSNMRIMGVAMHQGRQSALMIAAGVVSGSLFWGSMAATGVSAVLAQYAQALVVLKIAGGLYLMFLAYKAGKSAMTSDEKQGRPLDAIKPASGFSLYRRGLLMHLTNPKALLGWIATMTLGLGPGATPATVAVILAGCAILSITIFCGYALVFSTAPMIRMYRHARRWIEGTLALVFGAAGMKLLLSRA; this is encoded by the coding sequence ATGAACGTCGATCCGCATCACCTTGCCCTAGTCTTCACCGCCTATATCATCGCCGCAGCCAGCCCCGGTCCCAGCAATATGCGCATCATGGGTGTCGCCATGCATCAGGGGCGCCAGTCGGCGCTGATGATTGCCGCAGGCGTCGTCAGCGGCTCGCTCTTCTGGGGCTCGATGGCGGCAACAGGGGTTTCGGCCGTTCTGGCGCAATATGCGCAGGCGCTCGTTGTCCTGAAGATAGCCGGCGGGCTTTACCTCATGTTCCTCGCCTACAAGGCCGGCAAATCCGCCATGACCTCGGATGAGAAGCAGGGCAGGCCGCTCGATGCCATCAAGCCGGCCTCGGGCTTCAGCCTTTATCGCCGCGGCCTGCTGATGCACCTGACCAACCCGAAGGCGCTGCTCGGCTGGATCGCGACCATGACGCTTGGTCTCGGCCCGGGCGCGACGCCGGCGACCGTCGCCGTCATCCTCGCGGGCTGCGCCATTCTCAGCATCACCATCTTCTGCGGTTATGCGCTGGTCTTCTCCACCGCGCCGATGATCCGCATGTATCGCCACGCGCGGCGCTGGATCGAGGGCACGCTGGCGCTCGTCTTCGGTGCCGCCGGCATGAAGCTCCTGCTGTCACGCGCATAA
- a CDS encoding dihydrodipicolinate synthase family protein, whose protein sequence is MPLFHGLSAFPITPADASGIVDTGALAMLLGRIEAAGADSIGLLGSTGAYAFLSRQERRRAVEAAMSAVGGKIPVIVGVGALRTDEAQALARDARELGADGLLLAPVSYTPLTDDEVYEHFAAVADAGQLPLCIYNNPGTTKFTFSAELIARLARLGTVQAVKMPLPANGDIAGEIKSLRAVTPDGFALGYSGDWIAADALLAGADGWYSVVAGLLPAEALKLTRAAQAGDTTEAGRINEAFAPLWALFKEFGSFRVMYTIADLIGLGRFSPPRPVLGLAEAARGRVREALQSLGAAVGR, encoded by the coding sequence ATGCCGCTTTTCCATGGCCTTTCCGCCTTTCCGATCACGCCGGCCGATGCCTCGGGCATTGTCGATACCGGCGCGCTCGCCATGTTGCTCGGCCGCATTGAGGCCGCGGGCGCAGATTCCATCGGGTTGCTCGGCAGCACCGGCGCCTATGCCTTCCTGTCGCGCCAAGAGCGGCGCCGGGCGGTGGAGGCGGCCATGTCTGCCGTCGGCGGCAAGATCCCTGTCATCGTCGGTGTCGGCGCGCTCCGGACGGATGAGGCGCAGGCGCTCGCCAGGGATGCGCGGGAGCTTGGGGCGGATGGCCTGCTGCTCGCGCCGGTCTCCTATACGCCGCTCACCGACGACGAGGTCTACGAGCATTTTGCCGCTGTCGCCGATGCCGGGCAGCTGCCGCTCTGCATCTACAACAATCCGGGCACGACGAAATTCACCTTCAGCGCCGAGCTGATCGCCCGGCTTGCCAGGCTTGGCACCGTCCAGGCGGTGAAGATGCCGCTGCCTGCCAATGGCGATATTGCAGGCGAGATCAAAAGTCTCCGTGCGGTGACGCCAGATGGTTTCGCGCTCGGCTATAGCGGCGACTGGATTGCGGCGGATGCGCTGCTCGCAGGCGCCGATGGCTGGTACAGCGTGGTTGCGGGCCTGCTGCCCGCCGAGGCGCTGAAGCTGACGAGGGCCGCGCAGGCAGGTGACACCACGGAGGCGGGACGCATCAACGAGGCCTTCGCGCCGCTCTGGGCGCTGTTCAAGGAATTCGGCAGTTTCCGTGTCATGTATACGATTGCCGATCTCATCGGCCTCGGCCGGTTTTCGCCGCCGCGCCCGGTGCTCGGCCTTGCCGAGGCCGCACGCGGGCGGGTGCGCGAGGCGCTTCAAAGCCTTGGTGCCGCAGTCGGCCGGTAG
- a CDS encoding MBL fold metallo-hydrolase, with product MTQDFRLSRRGFCLCCVAASTFAASGGWLSPKQVFAKAQGIVDIIRDSAAKEPIKVHKARAGVSILEGSGGNIAVLTGADGKVLIDGGITASRPRVLEALARLGKQPITHLINTHWHFDHTDGNAWLNAEGAAILAHENTCKHLMSVVRVEDWDYEFPRPPLAAVPSETVGDEMSLKLDKSTLMLKHHPNAHTDGDISVTFGEANIVHAGDLYWYGIYPFIDYSTGGGIDGMIKAVEDILANVANDTIVIPGHGHPVSNKSELTEYRTMLVDIRGNVSKLKAAGKPIDEVLAAKPTAEFDAKWGQFLVTPELFTRLVYHGV from the coding sequence GTGACCCAGGATTTCAGACTTTCCCGTCGCGGTTTTTGTCTCTGCTGCGTGGCCGCCTCGACATTCGCCGCATCCGGAGGCTGGCTCAGCCCGAAACAGGTATTCGCGAAGGCTCAGGGCATCGTCGATATAATCCGCGACTCCGCCGCCAAGGAGCCGATCAAGGTCCATAAGGCAAGGGCCGGCGTATCGATCCTCGAAGGATCGGGCGGAAACATCGCCGTCCTGACCGGCGCGGACGGAAAGGTTCTCATCGATGGCGGCATCACCGCCTCCCGGCCGCGGGTACTCGAGGCCCTCGCCCGACTTGGCAAACAGCCGATCACTCATCTCATCAACACGCACTGGCATTTCGATCACACCGATGGAAACGCATGGCTGAACGCCGAGGGCGCGGCCATTCTGGCGCATGAAAACACCTGCAAACACCTGATGTCGGTCGTGAGGGTCGAAGACTGGGATTACGAATTCCCGCGACCGCCGCTCGCTGCCGTGCCTTCGGAAACCGTCGGCGACGAGATGTCCCTCAAGCTCGACAAATCCACCCTGATGCTGAAGCATCATCCGAATGCTCACACCGATGGCGACATCTCCGTCACCTTCGGCGAAGCAAACATCGTCCATGCCGGAGACCTCTACTGGTACGGCATCTATCCGTTCATCGACTATTCGACCGGTGGCGGCATCGACGGAATGATCAAGGCGGTCGAGGACATCCTGGCCAATGTCGCCAACGACACGATCGTCATCCCCGGTCACGGCCATCCCGTCAGCAACAAATCGGAACTCACCGAGTACAGGACGATGCTGGTCGATATTCGCGGGAACGTCTCCAAACTGAAAGCCGCCGGAAAGCCGATCGACGAGGTCCTTGCCGCAAAGCCGACAGCCGAATTCGATGCGAAATGGGGGCAGTTCCTCGTCACCCCTGAATTGTTCACGCGCCTCGTCTATCATGGCGTCTGA
- a CDS encoding LysE/ArgO family amino acid transporter: protein MDISTYFTGMAAGLSLIVAIGAQNAFILRQGLRNEYVFAVCLACALSDAILIVIGVTSLAQVVKLMPFLDPVMRYGGAAFLIWYGAKSLYSAVWSSGTLQVANGAGASFGKTMAMCLALTWLNPHVYLDTVILLGTISTRFAGHQAAFAAGAVSSSFLFFFSLGYGAAWLRPIFSRPVSWRILETIIACVMWLIAFKLLNGM, encoded by the coding sequence ATGGACATCTCGACCTATTTCACCGGCATGGCCGCCGGCCTCAGCCTGATCGTGGCGATCGGCGCGCAGAATGCCTTCATCCTGCGCCAGGGCTTGCGCAACGAATATGTCTTTGCCGTCTGCCTTGCCTGCGCGCTTTCGGATGCGATCCTGATCGTCATCGGCGTCACCAGCCTGGCGCAGGTGGTGAAGCTCATGCCCTTTCTCGATCCGGTCATGCGTTATGGCGGGGCGGCGTTCCTCATCTGGTATGGGGCAAAAAGCCTCTATTCGGCGGTCTGGTCTTCGGGCACGCTGCAGGTTGCAAACGGGGCGGGGGCAAGCTTCGGCAAGACCATGGCCATGTGCCTGGCGCTGACCTGGCTCAATCCGCATGTCTATCTCGATACGGTGATCCTGCTCGGCACGATCTCGACGCGTTTTGCCGGCCATCAGGCCGCCTTTGCCGCAGGGGCGGTGAGCAGCTCCTTCCTGTTCTTTTTTTCGCTGGGATATGGTGCGGCCTGGCTTCGTCCCATCTTTTCACGGCCGGTTTCCTGGCGCATTCTCGAGACCATCATCGCTTGCGTGATGTGGCTGATCGCGTTCAAGCTCCTGAACGGCATGTGA
- a CDS encoding sigma-70 family RNA polymerase sigma factor: MTEDAALKDEERKTLLAALASEADALRPELHRYAARLVGSVIDGEDVIQEAFARAFATAGSIPPDTPLRPWLFRVVHNKAIDTLRQRSTRRAEPLETAFDLADISAVGPEDALIRQDTVLIALGHFAELPVPQRSAVILKDVLGESLADIAALLELSVDAVKAHLSRGRASLRAVSDMRRDVAPPPSPEALNFAALFNARDWDALRRLLADDVRLRQARRPEISGAADVGRFFTYYAEYPPVRIEPAWLEGREILLVSAEASGGPSYFMLLEWQGQKISLIRDHRYATYVIEGADVMPAA, encoded by the coding sequence ATGACGGAAGACGCTGCCCTCAAGGACGAAGAGAGGAAAACTCTGCTCGCAGCACTCGCGAGCGAAGCGGATGCGCTTCGCCCCGAGCTGCATCGCTATGCGGCGCGTCTGGTGGGGTCCGTCATCGACGGCGAGGATGTGATCCAGGAGGCGTTTGCCAGGGCATTTGCGACGGCGGGCTCGATCCCGCCTGACACGCCGCTGCGCCCCTGGCTGTTTCGCGTCGTCCATAACAAGGCCATCGATACCCTGCGCCAGCGCAGTACGCGCCGGGCCGAGCCCCTCGAGACGGCATTCGATCTCGCCGACATCAGCGCCGTCGGCCCCGAGGATGCGCTGATCCGCCAGGACACGGTGCTGATAGCGCTTGGCCATTTTGCGGAATTGCCGGTGCCGCAACGCAGCGCGGTCATCCTCAAGGACGTGCTCGGAGAGTCGCTTGCGGATATCGCAGCGTTGCTGGAGCTGAGTGTCGATGCCGTCAAGGCGCATCTGTCGCGCGGCCGGGCGAGCTTGCGCGCCGTCTCCGACATGCGGCGCGACGTTGCGCCACCGCCCAGTCCGGAGGCCCTGAACTTTGCAGCGCTGTTCAACGCCCGGGATTGGGACGCCTTGCGCCGCCTGCTGGCCGACGATGTCCGGCTGCGTCAGGCGCGTCGGCCGGAAATCTCCGGTGCCGCCGATGTCGGCCGGTTCTTCACATATTATGCCGAATATCCGCCGGTCAGGATCGAGCCGGCCTGGCTGGAAGGCCGGGAAATATTGCTGGTATCGGCCGAAGCGTCCGGCGGTCCTTCCTATTTCATGCTGCTCGAATGGCAGGGGCAGAAGATAAGCCTGATCCGCGACCATCGCTATGCGACCTATGTCATCGAGGGTGCCGATGTCATGCCGGCAGCATAG
- a CDS encoding heme-binding protein: MITLKSLGLAEADQIIRAGIARASEIRSPSTICVVDVGGTVIAQARMDGASLSSVALAYNKAYTAISTRLATSFIATIAQPHGDFYGIANGLGGRAIIFPGGMPVSIDGEVVGAVGASGGNGEQDEDVAQMAAKALSGN, encoded by the coding sequence ATGATCACCCTCAAGAGCCTCGGTCTCGCCGAGGCGGACCAAATCATCAGGGCCGGCATCGCCCGCGCCTCCGAGATCCGCTCGCCCAGCACGATTTGCGTTGTCGATGTCGGTGGAACCGTCATCGCGCAGGCGCGCATGGATGGCGCCTCGCTTTCGAGCGTCGCGCTGGCCTATAACAAGGCCTACACCGCCATCTCCACCCGCCTCGCAACGAGCTTCATCGCCACGATTGCCCAGCCCCACGGAGACTTTTACGGCATTGCCAATGGCCTCGGCGGCCGCGCCATCATCTTTCCCGGCGGCATGCCAGTTAGCATCGATGGAGAGGTCGTGGGCGCAGTTGGCGCCAGCGGCGGCAACGGCGAGCAGGACGAGGACGTGGCCCAAATGGCCGCCAAGGCCCTCTCGGGCAACTGA